tgatgtttttgtaATATCTACAATAGCTGTACCTACTTGGGTTTTAATGGGTCGTACAGATCCCTGTAGGTGACACGCAGAAGGACATCTGACACACTCTGCGGCGCCTCTCGTTTATTCCTGCATGATGTAGTTAAAGGTAAATAAATCTGGAGCTGCCCAAGCGGCTGAAACAACTCCAAAAAGGGCCAGTGCGCCAGCTTTTGGGATGTCAGTTTTGGCACAGGTCGCCGTTCATGATGGCGAGAACGACGAGtattaactagggctgggcgagttaactcgttattatcgcgttaatattataaatattttatcgcgcattaacgcaggttttattatttattttattattgtaaaagtctgttgctcagaggcttttattttgtaaaagtctgttgctgtctgctgtggaaccggaaaagaaagtaatcggcggatccaccaaacatggagaagggtacggaacttttactcggccattttcattttaaagttcttccagacggcggagtcgacagaaccaaagtcatctgtaaacactgccaagttgaattgtcttctcagcgtagtagttccagtctaaaatatcatttaaaggcaaaacacacaactgatagcagcaagtcattcaaggaaacagacagtggagcgaggcttctacataaaaactacagaaagatgctgatgttaaaagtgtgtttgcacaacaaatgttatggcactttcattcatatggcagcacatttaaaataaaactaaatgctaaaagctatacactacttttgaattcatttttggattttgcgtacaaatgcgattaatcgtgattaatcagggaaatcatgtgattaattagattaaaaatgtttaatcgttgcccagccctagtattaaCTAAACATAAAGTTTCGATAACTTTGCTTAATGTTAGATTCTGTCTTTTTCACGCTTTGCACTGTACAGCTGTTCATGCACCCAGTGGTACTTTACGTATGTGCTATGTATATATGTAAGTATATCAGTGACACATCCCACAAAGGCACCATGACACCCATCATGGGTGTAAAAATTGGCATCTTTGCTCTGtgattaacaataaaaacattccATGTACATGCCATAAATTTAccaaaagatatatatatatatatatataaatgtattctTTACAAGCTGAATTCCAACAGTTTAAACACTGTATAAAATATAGATATAAAtggaatgcaatgatttgcaaatctctaATTCTAATATtctattcacaatagaacatatgAAGCATATCCAATAATAAAAGTCAGCAGATTTACTCACTTTTTACTAAAACTTTTTTACTCAAATATTGGCTCATATCTAAAACTGGTGCAACAACAGGCTGGAAAGTAAGCTGTACtacaaaagaaacaacaaagggAATACTTCGCAACTAATTTAGTTAACTGGAGTCTCTCAGAGGCACTGAAGGACAGATGTTTTAATCTGGATTAAACACAGGAAATCACTGAATGGGCTCAGGGACACATTAAGATATCGCTGCCTGTGGATACCGTGCGATCCACAAATCcagttaaagctctatcatgcaaagaagaagccaaatGGGACCAGGATCCAGAAAAACACCACCGTCTTCTTTaggccaaagctcatttaaaaaatggactcgggcaaaaaaaagaaaacctgatGAATTGAAATTTGGAATTCTTTTTGGAAACAATGGAGGCCACATCCGTCAGACTAAAGAGAGGGACCATCCTCCTATCATCTCTGAGGGTGCGTGAGCGTCTACAGAAGTCTGGAGaagcaccatcaatgctgaaaggtgtACGCAGGTTTTAGAGCTAACACATGATTCCAGCCATATTACGTCTTTTTTGAGCTGGACAGGCCTGCCTGCTGTCCAGAAATCTCTCATTTGGCGTATCATAAAATCCAAAATAAGACAAATAGTAAATAGTAAAttatttgcccttttttttccagataTTTTGAAAATTCAGTTCAAATCTGATCTATATTTGGATGGAAACCCATCTTCTTGCAGTCAGTGGAATCAGTCCGTCTCCTCAGGAGTGATGGTCAGCAAAACATCTCCATCTTTCCGTCTCACCAGCAGAGAGAGTGCAAAGCCACTCTGGACGGCCTTGCTCACTTCCTGCGTGGAGTGGATGGGCTTCCCGTTGATGCTGATGATAATATCATGATCGATCATTCCAGCTCTGTGGAGAAAACATGCATCAGGGACACAAAAATCATCCCTGAAATAGACTCAACCCGAGTGCTGAGATCATGCAGTTACCACGATTCCACCCACTGTTGGTGCACTAATGTTTCTGGTGTGATGAGCCGCCATTTTGGTGTTTTGAAACTGGATGTTACGAGTGGGAGGTTCAACCGTGGAAACTTCACGTCCACTGGGCGGGCGGCAGCTTGTCAATCCCAAACTTCACAACATGGATATCATCGGTAAAATGTTGCTGATCGCTTAGCAAGTCAGCCGGCTGTGCTGCACGGCTTGTTGTACTGTTGCATGTGTAAGAATATAAGAATATAGTCTGAAGAAattaaaagagtaatacatttgcatcacaaaatcattcatccagaaaaagtcagacctcacaatcgcttggccctattttctctcccttcatatcactacgggctgtgtagaccgaagtgcagaccgagcagcaaacactgtaacaggcgcggctgtcggcaggcggcagcaggcagtgatacaaagggagagaaaatagcgccaagcgattgtgaggtctgactttttcctgcacagcgattttgtgatgcaaatgtattactcttttgaacgcatattgttttgagaagcaagacgctttatttttgtggccccagccaactagccggactagtgGAGAatagtggagattaaactttcaccaaatggagacatttttaaatccaggttaaaacatttattttctcatgtgtctatgcatgaaatctgcatgatatctttgaacttatctggactgttgcttgtttttaaattcattaaaattattttacttgtttctctttatattcttgtaTGTatctttaatgcttcttacactccctgctgcaattttttattctatttaaatttattttattttattttattttattttattttattttattttatgtaaagcactttgaattgttttgtacatgaaatgtgctatacaaataaatttgatttgatttgattcttttcatTACACATAATACAAAGCATCGCTCTTTGTTAATGAATGAgcctaccttcgtcaacaccaaaacgaggctggaactcggctcacaggacgcagcagggggtaagaaaatgttcataaatgatattgctaatatgggatgtcatacagcttcatgtcaaaagaggcgaactatccctttaacagctGCCAGGTTGCTCCTCTTCTATTGTCTGGAAAATGATCCAGAGGCCTCTAAGTGGCTTGTTGCTTTCAGTAAAGCTTAAACAAGCTCAAAGTGTGCATTTTACTGACTTGCTCCATGTAGAGCTCCCAGTACAATGCAGAATTCTGAAATAATGTGTACAAACTGAGGCTTAATTTGCTTGTAATTCCATAATGAGCATCGTTCAATGTGAAAATGGTCACCTTTAGGCAACCCCACAGTTCGTTTTTTAAGTAGCTGAAGAAACAGCGGCTTGATCTGTACCTGAATGCAGCTGTTCCAGGTATGACCTGATAGATGTAGACTCCTGAATTCACATCTGGAAATTCGTGTACACGTTCTTTGATGTCTCGGATCAGACTGGACATACACAGAGAGAAACAGGGATTACAGGAACACAGAAGCAACCTATTACTTCAAATTTGTTCTTAACAGAAATGCAACCATGCAGATTACTCTAAAAAAAATGCACAGTACAACCAAGGATGAATTAAGAGAGCCTGATGTGACAATATCACTATGAAAAGGAATCTCCTGCTGCCTAAAAAGCACTCCCCCTCCAGACCAACTAGCACTCAGCATCATTTTTTCTCTCCCTGTGAATGGATTTTTTTAGTTAAGTATCCAGCTCTCTAAAAGCATCCTTGGGCACAGCATCACAGAGGTACAAACTTGTCCACAGGCTCTCAAATCTTGTTTAAAATTATTCAGTAAGATTGAATTAGATGTTGACTTACGATGGTGTGAGCTGCAGCATCCGGATGCCTaagaatttctttttttgttctgcGTTTCCTAGAGGAAGACGAATGACCACATGACTTACTGACCGAATGGGAAGAGATCACAAACTAACTCCTGGAGATTGTGACTGACACGAGATCCAGCTTACCGCTGAGTTGTCTGTTGTAGAAGTCGGCGAGAAACTGGCGTATTCTGTCCACAGGGATGGCAAATGAGATACCCGCTGCCACTTTCAGCGTATTTATGCCAATCACGTCTCCGTCCTGTTAAACACAGAATGCCAGGAAAGCTGTGAGAATGTGTGTCGTCACTGATTTTACTGCTGGGATGGAGAAACAAAGCATCAGAAAGAAGCTGTGCCTTCTTTCTTCTAATAGTTTGTGttctagagttttaacccggactaagagatctgaacacatcacagcagctttaaaatctttactctggcttccagtcagtcacagaatagattttaaaagcctgctgatggtttacaatctgtaatctgttcagagaatataaagccagcagagctcttagatccaaggactcaggtcagctggtccagtccagagtccagactaaacatggagaagcagcatttagctgttatgctgcaaacaagtggaacaaactgccagtggagattaaactttcaccaaatggagacatttttaaatccagattaAAAATGCATGAtgtcttttaacttatctggactgttgcttgtttttaaattcatttaaattattttacttgtttctctttatattcttgtaTGTatctttaatgcttcttacactccctgctgcaattttttttttctatttaaatttattttttattttatttatttattttttattgaattttttattattattattatttttattttattttattttattttattttattttattttatgtaaagcactttgaattgttttgtacatgaaatgtgctatacaaataaatttgatttgatttgatttgactctTTTAATTACACATAACACAAAGCATCGCTCTTTGTTAATGAATGAgcttcactgcatttttgggaaaaggaagcagaaagcaaaaagttGGATCATTGAGTCTTAATGCTTAACCTGAGGGAGCAGACTGGAAGTACTGAATAAACCAAAATCAATGGTATTTACTGTTCTAAACAAGATAAGAAAGATCTCATCCACTGCAGAAAGCAATACAAACATGCAGATAACATATTGTCCCTTTACACATGAAGGCCCCACACATCATCTCACCAAGTTAACAAGCGGGCCACCAGAGTTTCCATACTGCggatcaaaagaacacaaaagacTTGTCGTTTATAACTGATAATGGACAATGAAAGAGCTCTGGACTTTAATTCTTTTTGTGCTAACGCACTCACATTTATCATGGCGTCGGTTTGGATGTAGTCCATGTCGGAGTCCTTGAAGCCCAGCTCAAGGCTGTTGCGGTGGACGGTGCTGATGATGCCGGTGGTGACGGTGTTCTGCAGGGAGAAGGGGCTTCCCACCGCCACCACAAACTCGCCCGGACGCATGTCCAAGGACTGGCCGAGACTCAGCACAGGCAGGGGACCCTGCAGGGAGGAGACACGACAATAACCAGAGCAGCTTACCTAATCTTTGCTACATTTGATTCTGTGAGTCACTAAAATCAGCGTGTTAGCTTCTGTCTCTTTGCTGCTGCTTGTCGAGCTTTTTTTTTAGGCTGCCAGGAGAAAAGGTCCTATGTTCCTTCCTTTAAAGTCACCAGTCGGTGGGATTTTAACAGTATACGTGTAGTTTGATTTAATATTTCAGTATATGTGAAgacaactaaactaaactagtcTCTTTATATTTCAGGCCTAGGCCATTCATCTCTGGGGTGGATTGCAATGTTCACTCAACTTTTTGGCAGTATCTTCCACAGCATAAAGCCTAGTGTAATGATAAATTTGCCTTTCAGGAAACCTTCTACACAGAATGTGTCACAGAGAAACAAAACGCAGCACAGGTGGGTACCAAAAGGCAAATTCTTTCCCGTTTAGAGCAGTgagaattagggctgggcaacgattaaaatttttaatctaattaatcacatgatttccctgattaatcacgatatatctcatttgtacgcaaaatccaaaaatgaatccaaaagtagtgtatagcttttagcatttagttttattttaaatgtgctgccatatgaatgaaagtgccataacatttgttgtgcaaactcaggcattctccaatgcctgagtttgttgttgttgttgttggtggtgaagaggtcaacaggaagtggctctattagcaacagttgaaatgggtacagcgccagcTATCAttccggggtatgacacgctttgtgccaatgattcgattcattcaccgccatatatccaaggatatttacccttgctcaactcagtcttattgtaatttagccaataatccgatcctttcagtgccatgtgaccccactgactgactgactgatttATCTGCCAAGCCAGAGGAAAACACTCGGCTGAATATAGCTGAAAGCCTTCAGTGAACTGAGGGGAAGCAGCAGGGCACTCACATCTGGGTCAATTTTGATGAGGGCGATGTCCATCTTCTGATCCACATCCTTGACCACAGCATCATAGTGCACACCGCTTTTCAGCTCAATTTTTATCCGCTGCTTGTTGTTGAGCACGTGAGCGTTGGTGACAATCCAGCCGTCTTCAGACACAACGAACCCAGAGCCACTCGACACAAGGACCTCCTCACTGGAAAACGGCGCTCTGTCACACAAAAAGAGATCAAAGGAAAAGCTCAGTTACAATTCATTTCATTCCGCTGACTCTGCATTTTCTTGCTTTGATTAGTTTTACTTTTGGAAAAGCTCCAGATGAACGACAGCTGGGACAATCTTATCCACCACATCTGCAATGAAGTTGTACTTGTAGCGCACGCTTCCCGGATGATGCACTCCTGTAAGGATATAAGACAAGAGAAATGTTGGTCAACCACATGGGTCCAGAGTTAAATTTCTTGACAATTATGTATTACAACAAATTTATGCTAAAGTTCAAGGTTTCCAAAGAGTGAAACTTGTTAATGAAACCCTAACTCTCTATCCAGGACCACCAGTAGACCGATGAGTGAAACAGTTCAGAGCTAACGTTAGCAATGAGCTCAAAAGTCTAAGGGACAACTCTCACAGCCATGATCCCCTAAGTCGTTACAGACAGGTTTAGCAAGGGTAGCACCACTGCTAACAAGCTAATTGGCAAGCATTTGTTTTCCTTACTCAGATAGGTGAACTACTGTTTCAGCAACATAAGACTGCAGTGGGTTAGATTGAATCACAGCATTTAGCTGTAAGCACAGGTGGCACACGGCCTCAATTTCAGTCCTTCGTGAGCTCTTATTCATGATTGGGATGGGTTGTAACTAGAGATCGACCGATACGGGTTTTTTAAGGTCGATGCCGATACCGATTATTTTGACATCAGTCTCAACGGATTCCCGATATGTGCTGCcgatttttttggggggccgATTCTTGAAGGCGATATTGGTTTTTCTACCTTCATTTACATGATAAAAATTACACAATGACAACAGATGTTACACAAGTCtcgatttaaacaaaaaagaaacatttataaacaaaacaTATTAACAGCAAACAATGtagaacatttaaatatataacaaaacaaataaacaatctTAACACTTAGCAGCTTGAGGCCATTGTAGTGCGAATGACCCTAAAAAATATCAGCATGGCTGCTGAATGCACTAATTGAGATTGCTGATACAAGTAAATAAACGCAAAAATCGGCCCGAAAATATCGGCCGGCCGATGTATCGGTCGACCTCTAGTTGTAACATTAGGTGTGAACACGTGTACTTAGTCCATTTTTGATCTGCTAATCCAAGACAGATGTCAGCTAAATCAGAAAAATGAGAAGTTCCTGGTAAATATTGGGTTGGATACAGCCCATCCTGAGCTCTCTGGCGGTGCCACACCACCTTTGACTCCTTCCTGCCTCCTTCTCAGCATTCTGAACATGTAATTGTTGAGTAATATAGCTTTTAGGACAGGTTAATGTAATGCTAGCCTAGCCTAGTCTCTGTTGTGAAACTGTGTTGTTGACTGATGTAGCTATTAAACATTCTGGAGTAAGACTGCGTTGAGCTTTTCGTGCCATGACAAGCAAAGTGTTTGCAGTGGGGGAGGCGAGTTCCCTTTTCTCTGTTTCATACCTTCAAACAGCAATAATATGCAGTTTGTATGCAACAACACGCACATCGCCTCCCACTCAGTCTTATTGTCTTCACAGATCACTGTGTTTTAATATAATCTGCGTCTGTACGTTTGTTTTTTCGTGCATTGTTTCTTCCTTGTTCATTAAAAATCAGACATGTATACGTATGAAATGAAAATAGCAACGATGAAAAAGAAATTTCAAACGTGTTGCATGACTAACAAACTAATTCCCATTAGTTTCTTCCAGAATTTCAGAGCAGGGGTGCTCACTTAGGAAGCAAGTAGATCCAGATTACTACTCTTCTGATAGCTTTTTATAGCTGTCGGTTTCACTGGGATCATTGACTGACTGCAAACAAAAAGCCAGGTTACACAGAAGCTCTGGGCTGTTTGCTGATACAGATTACATCATATCAACCATGTTTGACTTTTGTCTGTCCTCCCTCTCTGCCATCTCTTTCTATCCTGAAGGCAACACATTTCCTGAATGGCCATGATTACAAAGTTGAACAAGCCAGCATGTCTCTGCAGAAGCATCCTtatatgcaaatgtgtgtgTAGTGAACCCAAGAATGTGTCACCacattaatttgaaaaaaaaaaaacgaaattaATCGTTCTGTTAATTTTTACGGGTTGGATGTGATTCCTCGTTTATATGTGATATGTACATTTcatttttcatatatatatattgtggcATTAAGAGAAAAAATGCGTAAGTGGGACCTTTGAGACCGGAACTGTTGCTGAGGGGTGAACTTCCGCCCACTCGTCAGAAGCAATTTGAACGACACAGGCATCACTCCGTGTCTTGCTGTCTGAATTTCAACCCCATTATAAGTAAGGTACAGAAAAAGTTGAATTCATGGCTCCAAAGAGACCTGTCGATTAGAGGAAGAATCCTGCTATCCAAAGCAGAAGGCATTTCCCGTTTGACTTATGCTGGCCTGTCTCTTGATGTGAACAAACAGACCGCTGAAGCAGTTGATAATATGCTATGTAAATTTGTATGGAGAAATAGGATTCATTATATTAGGAAGTCAGTTCTAAGGAACTCGTATGAACACGGTGGAATGAATTTTCTTGATTTTTCAACCCTAAATAATaccttcaaaataaattggataaaacaatttcttaaaAACCCATCCTCAACATGGAACTTTATCCCAAACTTCCTATTTTCTAAACTTAGTGGCCttaaatttattttactttGCAACTACAGCATTGAAAAGATTCCTCTAAAGCTTTCTAATTTCCATAAACAAATGCTTCTTTCTTGGACTTTAATTTATAAGCACAATTTCTCACCTCACAGATATTATATCTGGAACAATAGAGATatattatacaaaagaaaatctttatttttggaAAACTGGTTTGACCatggtatttatttagtcaAGCAGCTTCTCAACTCTAATGGCTTTTTAATGTCTTACTCTGAATTTCTCAACAAATACAGTATCACCATTTCGCCAAAGGAATATGCTATTGTTTTTGACGCTGTTCCGTCTGGTGTGATTATGCTACTTAAAAGCTCCATTACATCTGAACTGTCTTTTTTGGAATTAGACCCTGCTGTCACTACTGTTGGTCAGATTTGCTTTTCTACGAAGAAGAGTAATAACAACTGTAATATACGTGCTTTATTTCAAAAAGACTTAATCTCTGTTCCAAATGTAGTTTCTcactggaatagccttacttcaGACTTGAACTGGAAAAGAATCTGGTGCCTTCCTTTTAAATTTCTGATTGCAAACAAGATTAAAGAAGTTTCTTTTAAAATGATTCATAGATTTTATCCCTGTAAATTATTTTTATGTAGATACAAAAAAGACATTGCTGTGGACTGTTCATTCTGCAACCAATGTGAAGAAGATCTTTATCATCTGTTCTGGTCCTGCCCTGTTTCATGTGCTTTCTGGCAAGATGTTTGTACATTTATTTCCCTGAATGTCTTGTCTGATGTGTCTCTTTCATATGTGAATGTGCTGTTTGGGTTCCACTCCTATCCTGCGATCAACAAAGATCATTATTACCTCATCAACTTGCTTACTCTACTTGCAAAATACCACATACACAAATCCAAATTCTCTAATCACAATCCATCATTTTTATGAGAAGGAACTCAAGCAATACTTTACAACAATCCAATATTCTTCAAACAAAAAAGCCATCAAGACCACTGAGCTATGCattttatataatattttaCTGGACTAACTTAACAAAGCTTATATATTATTTTGAACACTGTGACCCCTGGCATTGTAATGTTCTTTGAATTTAACAATATATGAATGTAATACTATGAATACCtaactgtttttttaatttgtaatgACCaatttttcaataaagtttattaaaaaaaaaaatcactccgtGTCTTCATTTATCGTTCACTTTGTCTGTTTTCTCAGGTCAGTCCTTGACAAAGGTTGATGGTTTTAAGTTGTTTATGCTTTTATATATGTGTACAGTGAGTTAAGAATGAGTTGACGGGTAATTTGCGTATGTTTATGAATGTTTAAGAAAGTAGAAAACCCCGCCACTTTTCCTGACGGTTGTCCGGTGTCTTTGCCCCTGCCTTTGTCTTGCAGGCAGTCAAGTAGCTTTACACTGCTCGTAACtattacactcacacacagtccCACacctgtaaataagaaacacaccCAACGGGTATTTTGCACATGGTTATATTTAGTAGATGTTAATTGAATAAGAAgagtttaaagatgtttatgatAGGTTTGTACAGATGAAAATGTTAATATTCCTCCGTGAGCTAATTTGTACAGTAAGTGTATGTATCACATCCATTAACACAGCAGGTGTAAGCTGCATGATAGCCACAGTAAAATGATACTGTCATTGGTACTATAGACATATAGTATATATTGTGCCTTTGGTACAGTCAGGTTACAGTGTAACCATCTATCAGTCTGATTGAAATTTGTGCTTATTAAGTTATTGGATGCATGTGATCAGTAGAGATATATGCCACTTACTTGAAACGGATGAGAATGTCACAACTGCAGTGTTAAAACTATATTTTGTATTTGTGATAATTAAAGAGACGCAATTTGGACGACACAGGCATCACTCCGTGTCTTCATTTATCGTTCACTTTGTCTGTTTTCACAGACAACTCTATTTGCAACGAGGTTCCATATTCGGGACCCGTAACATGTGCATGTGGGCCATGCCAAGAGACACCTTAGAAGCCATGCCAACTAAAACAACCGTGTTTGTCAAATGATTTCACAAAATAGACTTCTGTGAGGAAAACAGACAACACAGAGGAATGTGTATGAGCTCTTCTTAAAAAATGGGGTTTTAAAGTGATGTATACTTTTCTGTATATAAGAAACTGGTCTCACTGGAGGAGTTGAAGGTAAAATCCAAACAGTCTGCTTCTGTTTTAGACCCGCAGTGGCTGCAGGAACTAATTGTTATTCTTTGGTGTTTGTGATTCTTTTCATTCCGCGTTTCATGTACagttttatcattattttgtgTATTGAGTGTATATTTGGGGTGACCACTCGTGCCTGTGTTGGCCAGGGCACTCTTGgaaaagattttttattttacaacagTCCTTCTTTTCTGGTTAGATGACAGTTTAATTAAGGAAATACAACTGTTGACATTCATTCAGAATGCCAATCATACGGcttcagtatttcatcagtcaTCACTGGGTTAAAGGTACTCCTGGGGCTTTTTGGCTATGAGCAGAACTATGGGGCATTGTTTTTATGATCTTGCCCCCAGAATGGAGCAGAAATGTATAAACAGCTGTTAAAAGGAGACATGGAAACAAATGGCGACCTGTCCGGGATAACCTGGCTACTCAGCTGGGATAGAATCCAAGTGGGTATAATAAAAGGATGGATGGCAATGAATACAAAGGGGAAATTACATAGATGCAAATACATCTATATACTGATAAatgaaaaagattcaactagaaAAGCTTTGTAAATTTAGtgaaatgcataaataaatgaGTTATGGGGAATAAACAG
This Odontesthes bonariensis isolate fOdoBon6 chromosome 6, fOdoBon6.hap1, whole genome shotgun sequence DNA region includes the following protein-coding sequences:
- the htra4 gene encoding serine protease HTRA1, whose protein sequence is MKLVAYFTLLTSAVHAGLLRGRQPCPQVCDVSQCPVPPRVCYYGQVEDACGCCLLCAAGEGEACGERSARVLSCGDGLRCDPVPDGAPGGLRGSCVCASAGPVCGSDGRTYPSICRLRAENRRAENGETPTVILIQRGRCDSGVHHPGSVRYKYNFIADVVDKIVPAVVHLELFQKAPFSSEEVLVSSGSGFVVSEDGWIVTNAHVLNNKQRIKIELKSGVHYDAVVKDVDQKMDIALIKIDPDGPLPVLSLGQSLDMRPGEFVVAVGSPFSLQNTVTTGIISTVHRNSLELGFKDSDMDYIQTDAMINYGNSGGPLVNLDGDVIGINTLKVAAGISFAIPVDRIRQFLADFYNRQLSGNAEQKKKFLGIRMLQLTPSLIRDIKERVHEFPDVNSGVYIYQVIPGTAAFRAGMIDHDIIISINGKPIHSTQEVSKAVQSGFALSLLVRRKDGDVLLTITPEETD